The Aedes albopictus strain Foshan chromosome 1, AalbF5, whole genome shotgun sequence genomic interval TCGGACAATCTGAAAATGGATGGATGGACACCAAGAATTTTGTGAAATACGTTACCAAAATCTTGTTTCCCTTTTTAATTAAGAGAGGAGTCAAGTTTCCAGTAATATTTTTCGTTGATGGACACAAGTCGCACATGGCTATTGAGTCGGCGGATGCTTGTAAGCGTCTTGGTATTATTTTGATTGCTCTCATACCCAATGCCACAAGAATCCTTCAACCAGCCGATGTTGGCGTTTTTAAGCCACTGAAGACCAGATGGTTTCAGGTTGTCCAAAATTGGAAACTGAATCATAAATTCGCAGAAGTCACCGTGAAGGACTTTGGGACGTTGCTGGAAAGTGCCATGAAATTGGCACTCACAACAAGCACTATCATCACTGCATTTGCTGCGTGCGGGCTGTATCCGTTCAATCCTGACGCGGTCGATTACACGAAATGCATCGCCGAGAGCTATCAGGACAGTTATGACGCTTCAGGACCATCAGATACAATTCCGAATGGTGTCGTTGCTGAAGAGCCACCAAAAGCCGATCTCGTGGTTCCGTACGGCATAGTGGTGGAGGCTTTGGATATGCTGGGACCGGAGAAAGTACGATTGTATTCTGATGAAAATTCTGAGAATCTGTCCCACGAAGATCGAGTGCTTTCGTTCGTTTATAAAAATATCCTCCGTTGCTCAAATAATGGATCAGCAGCTTCAGACGCTGAAATGACGGTGGATAGTCTGATGTTGGGTAAGTAAACAATCaaatcaatttctgaaaatcGTACAAATTTCAACATAACTTTACTTATTGATGGTCCTTTCAGACGAAGGCTGTTCCGGCGATGAGCTTCGGCAAAACACGTCAGGGTACGAAGTAACGGAACAAGATGAAGATAATTTGTTGGGGACCGGAATAATCAACAACCAGATCATCAACGCACAGCAGCTTAACATAGAGTTTACTACATCGCCTGATCTCACCGGAAAAACAGAAAGTCACATCTCTACGCCGGAAGCTCCAAGATTGGCGGATTTCTTGGATGCACCAGATGTCCTTAAGCGAAGCTCGAAGCACGTAAACTATCAGATGCAATCGCATGCAGTATTGACTGCCGATGAACGATTGCAGGCTATCATTCTCAAAGAAAACCAGCGAGACGAAGCCGAAAGATTGAAGAAAGAAAAGGCGGAGCAAAGGGCCTTGCAGAAGGCTAAGTTGGAGGAACAGAAAAACGCTAAACGAGAGCTAAAATTGAAACGGAAAGCGGAGAAAGAAGTCGAAATGCAGAAGAAAATggatgaaaagaaaagaaaagctGAGATTAAACAAAGAAAGCAACTCGAGAATGAGGCGAAAAACTTTAAAATGCGAAAGCCGTCATTGAAAATTTAAATGCAGAGTGGATAAGGAACGAAGTAGCAGAAAAAGCTGAAATTAAAGAAAGAAACTTGAATGAAGAATAAAGAAAAGTTTAACCTGCTTAATACACTATCACACCTTAAGCTAGCTTAACGGGGGTGTTACTTTTTCTTTAAGTCATATCCGTCAGGATCAGGTATGTTAAGTTTCAAGCATTAAATATAACATAAAGATGAAAACCGTTTAAATCAGAGACTTTTATTGTGTACTTATGAAGAATGATTCAGTGCTGTTGCATTGATACTTATTGCATAGACGAACAGATGTCTTCCCAatagttcattacgcaacgcaaatcagtgctgtaataatccattacagcactgctaatttggtgtgggaaagtaggccttttcctggcagatttgcgtgacgtaaaacagcctattacgataagAAATTgcaagaaacattttt includes:
- the LOC115258448 gene encoding uncharacterized protein LOC115258448; translated protein: MTTNFAAKHFGVPRTTLQYRLSTKCKNKGTTGPYPVFTTTEEQDIVSWLLTMERRGFPATYFALKYKISAFLAAHPRKTPFKDNVPGSGWFRGFLKRHPQLTIRTPEPVTSASAKVSEKNIREWFHTVKQYLIDHGLIDILLDPSRVYNGDESGFSLNPTSKSVIATTGARNVPIVETGNSKKNITVMFTFGADGSVVPPDVILAQKRLSKETVQSFQSNWGIGQSENGWMDTKNFVKYVTKILFPFLIKRGVKFPVIFFVDGHKSHMAIESADACKRLGIILIALIPNATRILQPADVGVFKPLKTRWFQVVQNWKLNHKFAEVTVKDFGTLLESAMKLALTTSTIITAFAACGLYPFNPDAVDYTKCIAESYQDSYDASGPSDTIPNGVVAEEPPKADLVVPYGIVVEALDMLGPEKVRLYSDENSENLSHEDRVLSFVYKNILRCSNNGSAASDAEMTVDSLMLDEGCSGDELRQNTSGYEVTEQDEDNLLGTGIINNQIINAQQLNIEFTTSPDLTGKTESHISTPEAPRLADFLDAPDVLKRSSKHVNYQMQSHAVLTADERLQAIILKENQRDEAERLKKEKAEQRALQKAKLEEQKNAKRELKLKRKAEKEVEMQKKMDEKKRKAEIKQRKQLENEAKNFKMRKPSLKI